Part of the Fretibacterium sp. OH1220_COT-178 genome is shown below.
ACGGCCGGTCTGAGGATTTCCATATGGGATCGCCCCTTCCTTGAGTTCTCAGCATTCATTGTAACAGGAATCCCGGGGATCGCGGGATCGGCCCCTCGAGTCGGAGGCCAGGGATTCCAGAAGCTCCAGCCAGGCGGCAGTGGCCCGTTCCTCGGAGAAGAAGGCGGCGCGTTCGCGCAGCGCGTGGGGCGGCATGGGATGCGACAAGGCCTCTCCCAGCGCCCGAGCGACATCCTCCGGGTCCCCGACGCGGGCCAGCCGTCCACAGCGTCCGTCGTCCAGGATCTCGGCGGGCCCGCTGGGGCAGTCGGTCGCCACGACGTTACAGCCGCAGGCCAGGGCTTCGGCCACGACGTTTCCGAACCCCTCGAAGCGCGAGGTGAGGGCGAAGACCGCCGCACGGGACATCCAGGCGTAGGGGTTCGGATCGTAGCCGGGCAGGAGTGCACGGCCGGACAGGCCTAGGTCGGCGATCAGGCGCTCCAGCATCCCGCGCTGTCTGCCCTCCCCCAGGATGACCAGCCGCAGGTCGGGGCGTTCCCGCGCCGTCAGCGCGAAGGCGCGCACGAGGGTCGCGAAGTCCTTCTGATCCCCGAGCCGCCCGGCGCCGAGGACCACGGGCGGCTCTCCCGGGGCCATCCACGGGTGCGGCAACGGGGCCCGGGCCTGTTCCAGGAGAGCCTCCGTCACCACGGGGTTGTAGATGACGTGGATGCGGCCCTGCGGCAGAAGCCGCAGGGCCCTCATCTCGTCGGCCACGCCCCTGGAGATGCAGACGCAGGCCGAGGCCAGGGGATAGAGCAGTCGACAGCGCAGAAAACGCAGGCGCGTCTGCACGGGGCCGCGGTCCATCGTGAACATGTTGCGCTGCGACAGGACCACCTGAAAAGGTCCGCCCAGCACGCGTTTTGCCAGGAGGGCGCGCATGGAGGTGTAGACGGGCAGGAGGAAATCCACGGGGCGGGCGCGGAGCTCGATCAACAGGCGCAGGAACGCCCCCCGCAGATCGACGGTTCTGACGGCGGGGTCTATCGAATTCAGCAGGGGGCCGCGTGACCGCAGCAGAAGCAGGGTCACGTCCGCCCCCTCGCGCGCCAGGCCGTTGGCCAGCCGCAGCGAGGAACGTTCCGCGCCGCCCTCCCCGGCGTCGCGGAGGAGAAAGGCGATGCGGAGGGGGGAGGAAAGCCGTTTGATTGGCGTATTCATCGCGCACCGGCCTTTTCGGACTCCGGCTCGGAGCGCCGCAGACGGCGAGAGAGCCTGCGGAGGGCCTCCTTGACCAAAAGTCCGATGGTCGAGAAAATGTCGTTGCAGAGGACATCGCGACGGAACCGTTCCCCGATCCTCCGATAGCATTGGCTGGTATGGCGGTGGTTTTGCGGGGAGGCCCCCATCAGGTCGATCAGGAGCTCGGCGGTCTCCCCGGGCGTCAGCTCAGCCCCCCAGGGGGTTCTCAGGTACGTCTTCCAGTAAAGTTTTTCGAGCGGGGTCCCCCGCAGCCCCGTCCAGGGCTTGGGCTCTCGGATGGCGTGCATGATGGAGCCTTTCGTGTCGCCGTCGAGGTTGCGGTTGTTGAACCTGTTGTCGATGAGCTTGATGTCGCCGCGGAAGAGGGCGTTCAGAAAATCCTGATCGGGCAGGGTGCTCATGGAAGCGTTTTCCGAAAACCAGCGGACCGCCTCTCGTACCAGGTTGTATTTTGCCCGGATGCGGTCGAGCCGCATGACCAAAACTCCGGAGTTGACGTAAGTGGGCAGAGAGCAGCCGATCAAACGGGTCCTCAGTGTTTCGCGGGAGAGACGCCGATTGGATTTTTTTTTCGAATGATCCGGAACTCCGGCGAGGCTGCAGTCGTCGAGGGGTTGGTTCCAGAGCTTTTGGATGTCCGTGTTGACGACGGTGTCGCAGTCGAGGTAGATCGCTTTTTCCAGGGAGGGAAGCAGCTCCGGGATCAAGAGACGGAACAGGGAACCGATGGACCAGCTGCTTGCGACCAAGGCGAGGGCCTCTTCGCCGAGCTTTGCCGAAGTGCTGCCGGCATCGATGAAGTCCGTTCGCTGGTCGTACTTCGCGGCGATCGCCTGCAGTTTTTGACGGTTTTCGGAGGTCAGGGTCTCGTCGTGCAGGATATGCACGCACACGGGAACCCCGGTGTGCTCGAAAAGAGAGAGCATGACGACGCCGGCATGACGCGCGTAGGTTCCCGAATCGTCGTGGACGGCCAAAACGACATGAACGGTGTCCTGTTTTTCGACGTCCGTGACGCTCATCGAGCTTTTCCTCCCGACCCCGTGTTTTTGCTGCAACGCTTCATTCCCTCCAGCGCAAGCAGTTTTAGGAGCACTGCGATTTTTCTGAAAGGACCGGACAGATCGCTCGCCAGGCGGAACGCAATTTTTTGGTAGCACTGGGAGGTGTGCCAATGGGTGCCGGGTGAGCGGAGGGCCGTGTCGATAAGAGACTCCACCAGCTCGTCGGCGTCTCCTCCCCAGGGGCTTTTGAACAGATACCGCCAGTAGAGCCGCTCGACGGGAAGCCCCTGTAGGCCGTTCCAAGGCTTGACAGGAGCGGATGCGTGCAGGATGGAGCGAGAGGGGTCTCCGCGATAGGGGCTGCAGCGATTGAACCGTTCCGGAAGGGGCAGGATGCGGCCCCGGAAGAGGGCGTTCAGAAAATCCTGATCGGGCGACTCCGCACAGTGGGAATACCGGGGAAACCAGGCGGCGGCTTCGGAGACGAGGTCGTGCTCCCGGCGTATCCGGTCAAGGTTCATGACCAGCACTCCGGCGTTCACGTAGCCGTCCTGGGATCGTGACCCATTCCAGGTGGCCGCGATGGAGGAACGCGAAAAAGCCTTGTTCATCTTTCTGAGCATCTCCCTGTCCGGGACTCCGGCGAGAGGAGCTCCTTCCATGGAGAGATTCCAAAGCTCCGAGAGGTCGAGATTGACGACGACGTCGCAATCCAGGTATATAACCTTGGGCAGCGGGATGAGGCGCGGGATGGCCAGCCTGAAAAGTGTGCCGAGGGAGAATATCCGGGTCAGTCGGGCGGCGTCCTCGCCCATCTCGCTGACGGAAGCGGCAGCATCCGCAAAGTGGACCTGCTGTCCGTATCCGGCCGCGGTATGTCTGAATTTTTCTCGATTGTCGCCGGACAAAGTCTCGTCGTGCAGGATGTGCACGCATACGGGGCTTCGGGTGTTCTCAAAAATGGAGGCCATGACGACGCCCGCGTGGCGGGAATACGTCTCCTTCGGGTCGTAGACCGCGAGCGCCACGTGGATGGTCTCCAGCGTCGCATCCCGAGCGGGTGTCATCGCGGCGCTTCCTCCCCCTTCAGGATCTTCCGTACGGCCTCAAGGTCCTCCGGCGTGTCCACACTCGGGCCTGCGTCGGTGCAGCGCGTGACGGCCGTGCGGATTTTGTGGCCGTTCTCCAGGACCTTGAGCTGCTCCAGGGACTCCGCCTCCGCCAGGGGCGTCATCGGCAGCGCCACGTAGCGCCTCAAGAATCCGGCGCGGTAGCCGTAGATTCCGATGTGTTCGTAGACGGGGACCCGGGGCGTGTTCCGCGGGTAGGGGATGAGGGAGCGGCTGAAGTAGAGCGCGTCGCCGTTGCGGTCCAGCACCACCTTCACCACGTTGGGGTTCGTCCGCGCCTCCCCGTGCAGGGGGCGGCACAGGGTTGAACAGACCACGTCGTCGGCGGAGAACAGCGCCTCGGCCGTCTCGTCGATCATCGCGGGGTTCAGCAGGGGTTCGTCGCCCTGGATGTTGATCACGGCGTCGGCCTCGCGCCCCTCCAGAACCTCCGCAGCCCGGCTCGATCCGTTGGGGTGCTCCCGTGAGGTGATGACCGCGGCGCGCTCGCCCGCGAAGGCACGCACGGCGTCCAGGACACGGCGGTCGTCCGTCGCCACGACGAGCCCGTCCAGGCACTTCGCCCGAAGGGCCCGCTCGTAGACGTGCTGGATCATGGGCTTGCCGCAGAGGTCCGCCAGCACCTTGCCGGGCAGGCGCGTGGACGCGTAACGGGCGGGGATGACGCCCAGAATTTTTTTACCGTTCATCGCTGACACTCCTGTTTTGATTATCGGTACGGAGGGCTTTTGAAATTCCCCTTTCGATGCTTAACATGCTCAACCAAAGGAATCGGGGCAAAAATCCTTGCCGTGTCGTCCGGATACTGTTCGATACTGTTCGATACTGTTCGAAGCTCAAATCGGGCTGTCCAAAGGAATCGGAGCAAAAATCCTTGCCGTGTCGTCCGGATACTGTTCGATATTGTCCGGTACTGTTCGGCCCAGACACCATGTTCTCCAAAGGAGCAAAACGGCTTATCTGGAAGATCCCAGGGTGTAATATTTTTGTGGGTCTTTTTTCCCGGACCCATGTTGTTCCAAGAGTCCCTTATCCACAAGTGCCTGCAGGGCGTTTCGGCAGCGGTATCGTGTTGCTCCTGATCTGGTCTGCGCTTCTTTGAGGGTTGTTCTGCCGCAGGCGTAAACCAGACGCAGGATGTTGAACTCCGTTTCGTTGAGGGCATCCAGAACGTGGGGGGAAATCATCGTCTCCATTTTTTCGGCAGAGCGTAAGTGCCTGGAGGTGATGCTGTTTTCCAGCGTAAGCAGTACCGCGTAGCCGGGCTCCGTGTAGATGGGATCGTGCAGGAAAAACGACTGCATCTCGTCGTAAATGCGTCTGACCCCTTCGTTGAGCTCCTTGACCCAGCCCAGTTCCGTCAGGGCCCTGGCAATCCGGGGGTTGCGCGCGTATCGGGTCGTCCTCATGTTTTCGAGGGTGACCACGTTCGGCAGTTTGCCGGGGCTGAATATTTCAAGCCGGTCGTCGTACATGACGATACGGATATGATCGCCTGCAAAGGAATAGTCGCGATGGGTGAGGGCATTGACCATGCCCTCCAGCCATGCGAACTCGGGATATTCAGGGACGCTCCTGAAAGTTCCGTCGGACGTCAGAAATTGAAATTCTCTCAGTTGTGCGTTGATCAAGGTGCGGGCTTGATCGATGATTGCGGGGATCGGGCCGTCAAAGGTCCGCTCCTTGATGATGTTGATGTGTTCTCCCGTCTTCGCCCGATCGCCGTCGTAACGCAGGAACCGCAATCGAGCCTGAGGAAGATACTTTCCGGGATATTTCGAGAAGAGGAGTAGTCCGGCGTTTGTAAGATGGCCGTTTTTCAGAAAACCTCTGGATTCCAAAATCTGTCTGTCGCTGGCGCTCGTTCCCAACGCCTCCCGGTAGCGGCTCATCACGACGGGATCGACATCCTCCATGGAGGAGTCGGGGACCTCTCTGTCCTCAAAGACACGCTGGCCCCTGTCGTATTCCAATTTTGCGATCTGGTCGTGAGTCAGGGCGAGGCACCGATCCTGAGTTCGCAGGAAAACTTTGTCGTCGAGGGTGCGGATAAGCGCGTCTGCTCTCGTCTCTACCTGGAGGAGCAGGACGACGTCGTTTTTTCCACGGGTGTTGATCACCTCGATCTCCCGAGTTTTGAACTTGGGCAGAGGTTGGCAAAATTGATAAGGGGCGTTGCGAAATTCCTCGACGCCGCAGGCAGAATCGTAATCAAAACTGGTGATCTCACCGTTGTCCTCGATCCCTACGGCCAGGATGCCCCCTTCGGCATTGGCGAATGCGGCGATCGTCTTCGCGATATCCTTGGGCTTGATCCTCGCGCTCTTTCGGTCGAAATGCTGCCCTTCCCGCTCGTGGACGAGGAAGTCAGGAGAGATGTCGTGCAGTTCCATGCCGGTCTCCTTACGCCAATCCGGCCTTCAGCAGCTCGTGAATGTGAACCATGCCCACGGGGCGGCCGTCCTCCACAGCGACGATGACGCTGATCTCCATGCGCTCCATGAGGCGCACGGCCTCAGCCGCCAGGCTGTCCGGGGCTATGGTCTTGGGGTTGCGGGTCATCGCCTCCTCGATCGGGACCTCGAAGGCCTCGACGCCCCTCTTCTCCATCAGGCGCCGGAGGTCCCCGTCGGTGAAGATGCCGATCAGGGCGCCCCCCTCGTCCACGACGCAGGTGGCCCCGTAGTTCTTGCTGGTGATGGCGAACAGCGCATCCCGGACCGGAACGCCGCGCTCCACGGAGGGCAGTTGGTCCCGGCCCCCCATGACGTCGCGCACCCGCGTGAGCAGACGGCGCCCGAGGGCACCCCCCGGATGGAACAGGGCGAAGTCCTCCCGGCGCAGCCCGCGCAGCTGCGACACCATGGCCGCGAGGGCGTCGCCGATGACCAGCTGCAGGGTCGTGCTGCTCATCGGGGCGAGCTGGAGGGGGTCCCCCTCGCACTCCACGCCGGAGTCGATGACGATGTCCGAATGGGCCGCCAGGGGCGAGCTCCTCCCCCCGGTAACGGCGATCATCGTCGCGCCGAGCCGTCGAAAATGGGGCAGCAGCGCCACCAGTTCGGAGGTCGTCCCGCTGTTGCTGACGAAGAGCCCCACGTCCTCGCGCCGGACCATGCCGAGGTCCCCGTGGGACCCCTCCGCGGCGTGAAGAAAAAAGGAGGGCGTGCCCAGCGACGCGAGGGTCGCGGCGATCTTTCGGCCGATGTGTCCGGACTTGCCCAGCCCGACCACCACCACGCGGCCCGCGCACTCGCAGATGGCTCGGGCCGCCCGCACCAGTTCGGGGCCCAGCCGTTCGGCCGCCCGCATCAGCTCGGCGGCCTCGATGCGGACGAGCTCCCTGCCCGAGCGCAGCAGTTCCTCGTCCGAAAGGCTTTCGCCCGGCCGCTCGCACGGCAGGATGGCGCTCATCGAACCCCTCCTCCGGACGCCGCGTTGCGGGCGTTGTGGATGGCGAGGACCTGATCCAGGAAGTCGCCCATCTCGCTCAGGGGGATCATGTTGGGGCCGTCGCTCCTCGCTTCGTCGGGGCTGGGATGGGTCTCGACGAACAGCGCGTCGATCCCTACGGCGGCGGCGGCCCGGGCGAGGGGCAGGGCCAGGGCCCGGTCCCCGCCGGGCCCGCATCGTCACGAGGCCGGCCATGTCCACCACCAGGCGGTGATAGCCCATCGTCGTGCCGCGCTCGCACAGGACGATGCGGTCGTTTCCGGCCTCGCGGCACTTTGCGGCCGCATGGGCCATGTCCTCGGGGGCCAGGAACTGCGCCTTTTTGATGTTGACGATCCTTCCCGTGGCGGCGGCCGCGACGAGGAGGTCGGTCTGGCGGCAAAGGAAGGCCGGGATCTGGATGATGTCGGCGACGCGCCCCGCCGGTTCGGCCTGATGGCTCTCGTGGATGTCCGTCACCACGGGGACGCCGACCGTTTTCTTGATCTCAGCGAGCTGCTCCAGGCCCTTCTCCAGTCCGGGGCCCCGCCAGGAGTGCATGGAGGTGCGGTTCGCCTTGTCGAAGGAGGCCTTGAAGACGTAGGGCAGGCCGCGGGCGCTGCAGAGCGCCTTCATCGTCTCTGCGACCTCGAGCCCCAACTCGAGGCTCTCCAGCGAGCAGGGCCCCGCCAGGACCGTCAGGCCTCCGTCGCCGATGGCGAAGCCTCCGATTCCGTATCTCTCGTCCGACCTTGTCATATCGGTATCATCCTCGTTCCTGATTCGGGAGGGGCGAGCCCCTCCCGCGACTTTTGACCATACTAGCGCAACTCCGGGGGGAAGAAAAGGGCCAATGGCCCCACGGCGCTTCGGGAGGGGAGGAAGATGTTACAATATTTGAAACGATCGCGGTTCGCCCTCTCGGAAGAATTCGGAAGAAGTTGTTGCCGTTCTTTCCGGAGTCGCGGGCGGGTTTGTGACATTCGATCTTGAAGGAGGATTCTGCGATGAGAAGAACTTGGATGGCGATGGTCTTCGTTCTGCTTCTGGGGCTGGGTGCGGCCCATGCCGCGGAGGTCGTCAAGGCCTACACGACGGTGGAGGAGCCCTTGGCCAAGGAGCTGTTCGACACGTTCGAAAAGGAGACGGGGATCCGCGTCGAGTGGGTGCGGCTCTCCGGCGGGGAGGCCGTGGCCCGCATCGAGGCGGAGAAGGCCAATCCGCAGGCCTCCATCTGGGTCGGCGGGGTGGGGACGCAGCACATCGAGGCCAAGCTCAAGGGGCTGACGGCCCCGTACCGTTCCCGAGTCGCGGACAGCATTCCCGAGAAGTATCGCGATCCGGAGCGCTACTGGACCGGGCTCTACGTCGGGCCGATCGCCTTCTGCATGAACACGAAGCGGGCCGAGGACCTCAAGCTCGAGATGCCGCGTTCCTGGGCGGATCTGCTGAAGCCCGAATACGCCAAGAAGGTCCGCATGGCGCACCCCGCCACCTCTGGCACCGCCTACAACGTCATGACCACGATCATCCGCATCAACGGCGGGGACGAGGACAAGGCGTTCGAGTACTTCAAAAAACTGGATGGCGCCATCGAGCAGTACACGCGCTCCGGGTCCGCGCCCGGGAAGAACTGCGCGATCGGCGAGATCCCCGTCGCGATCGGCTACCTGCACGATCAGGTGAAGCTGAAGAAGGAGGGGGCGCCCATCGAAATTGCGGTCCCCGCTGACGGGACGGGGTTCGAGACGGCCTCCATGTCCCTGCTGAAGGGCGGCCCCGACGCCCTCAACGCCAAGAAGCTCTACGACTGGGTGCTGGGGGAGAAGGCCATGGACATCATTGCCCGATGGTACGTCATCCCCCTGTCGAAGCTGGCGAAGCCGTCCGAGACGGGCTTCTCCCTGGACAGCATGAACCTCGTCGATCAGGACGACCAATGGGATGCCGCCAACAAGGCGCGCCTGATCGAGCGGTGGAACAAGGAGATCGCCGGCGCACCCGAGAAATAGCTGAGGCTGGGGGCTTCGGCGCGATGGGCCGGCGGAGACCGCCGGGCGGGGCGGTGTACGGGTCGGAGGTGAGACCGGAATGTTCACGAAGAAGCGGGTTCTGAACTTCCTCCTTGCGATGGCGTTCGTCGCGCTGGTCGGGGGCTGGATCCTCGGCAACGTGCGGGGCGAGTTTCTTTCCCTTTCCAGGGACACCCAGCGGCGCACGGTCGCCGCGGCGGCGGCGAGCTATCCCTCGGATTCGGAGGACGTGGCGGTTTGGCTGGGGCGTCTTTCCGCCCGCAGCGCCGCCTATCGGGTGGCCCTGGTCGAAGGGCCGCCAGCCCCCGGGGAGACGGTTGCGGTGCGCGGCGACTCGGAGCTGAGCGCGCTCTGCGAGCGGTCGGCTTCCGATCCCGAGTTCGTCAAAGGGTTCGACAACGCCGCCTACGAGGAGATCTACCGAAGTGAAAGGGACTGGACGGTCGGAGGCGCGGAACGGGCGCTCTTCTTTGCCCCGGCGGTGAACCCGGGGACGGGAGATGTGGAGGGTGCGCTGCTCTTCTCGTTCGACTCCGCCGGAGAGCGGGGGTTCGTGCGTCTGCTCTACATCCTCTTCGGCGTTGCGTGGCTGCTGTTCGGAATCGTCGCCTGGCAGGTGCTGTTCAGCCGGGATCCCATCGTGGGCTTCGCGGTCGTGGGGCTTTTTCTGATGGCCCTGGTCTTTGTGGCGTACCCCCTCTTCGAGGCGGTGCGCCTTTCCTTTCTCGAGGAGGGGCGTTTTTCGCTCGCGATCTGGCGCACCATCCTGAGCTCCGGGGGGTATCGGTCCGCCCTGATGGGCAGCCTCGAGCTGGGATGCTGGACGGCCACGTCCTCCACCCTGGTGGGATTTCTCTTCGCGTTCGTCTGCTCGCGGACCAACGTGCGCTTCAAGAGGTTCATCGCCACGATGGGCGTGCTGCCGGTCATCTCCCCGCCCTTCTCCCTGACGCTGTCGGTCATCCTGCTCCTGGGCAACAACGGGCTCGTCACCCGTTGGCTCGGGCTTTCCAACTTCTCCATCTACGGCCTCCCGGGTCTGGTCCTGGTGCAGACCATGGGGATGTTCCCCATCGCGTTCCTCACGCTGAGCGGCGTCCTGGACGCCATAGACTCCACCTACGAGGAGGCCGCCCTGAACCTCTCCGCCACGCGGTTCCGGACCTTCACGTCCGTCACCCTGCCGCTGGCGGTTCCGGGGATCCTCAGCGCATGGCTTCTGGTCTTCACGAACTCCCTGGCGGACTTCGCCAACCCCCTGATCCTGTCGGGCGGCTTCCGGGTCCTGTCGCTCGAGTCCTACCTGGAGGTGACGGGGATGAACCGGCTGGGCCACGGCGCGGCCCTCTCCCTGCTGCTCCTGCTTCCGACCATGACGGCCTTCCTGGCGCAGCGGTTCTGGGTGTCCCGTCGCTCCTTCGTGACCGTGACGGGAAAGCCGACCGGGCGCATTACGGAGCTGACGACGCCGGGGGTCCGTCTCCTCCTCGTCTCCCTGATCGCGCTCGTCATCGGATTCCTGATCCTGCTCTACGGCACGATCGTCGCGGGATGCTTCGTCAGGAACTGGGGCATCGACTACACCTTCAGCCTGGTCAACATCCGGGAGGCCCTGACGCGGGCCCGGGACGCGCTGGTCGACACGGTGACCCTGGCCGGGATCGCCACGCCCATAGCGGGGGTCGTCGCCATGGTCGCGGCGCTCGTCATCGTCCGCAAGAAATTCCACGGCAAGCGTCTGCTCGAGGCTCTGCTGATGACGCCCTTCGCGCTGCCGGGCACGCTGGTCGGCATCAGCTACGTCCTGGCGTTCAACCGGGCGCCCCTGGTGCTGGTGGGGACCGCCGCGATCATCGTCATCAACTACGTGGTGCGCGAGCTCCCGGTGGGCGTGGAGGGGGGAATCGCCTCGCTGCGCCAGATCGACCCCTCCATCGAGGAGGCGGCCACCGATCTGGGCGCCGATTCCGCGACCGTCTTCCGGACCGTCGTCCTGCCGCTCGTCCGGCCCGCGTTCCTGTCGAGCCTGTCCTACACCTTCGTCCGCTCCATGACGGCGGTCAGCGCGGTCATCTTCCTGATCTCCGCGCGCTGGTACCACTTGACGGTTCTGATCTACAACTTCTCGGAGAACCTGCGGTTCGGGCTGGCCAGCGTGCTGTCCACCGTCCTGATCGTCATCGTCTTCGGGGTGTTCGGGATCATGCGGCTTTTGGTGCGCCGAAACGAGAACCTGATGAAGAGCGTCGGTGCCGGGGCATAGCCCGAAAGGCTATCTTTTCCCATACAGAGAGGTCTTCCAATGACTGACATGGACAAGAGAATTGGCGCGTCGAAATCCGTAACGCTCCGGGAGGTGAGCAAGGTCTTCCGCGACCCCCAGTCCGGTCAGGACGTCACGGCCGTCGACGGGGTGTCGTTCCGGATCGAGCCGGGCGAACTGGTCACCCTGCTCGGCCCGTCGGGCTGCGGCAAGACGACGGTGCTGCGGATGCTGTCCGGCTTCGAACGCCCCACCTCGGGGCGTATCATGATCGGGGAGACGGACGTCACGGAGGTCCCGCCGAACAAGCGGGACACCGCGATGGTCTTCCAGAGCTACGGGCTGTTTCCGCACATGAACGTCTTCGACAACGTCGCTTACGGGCTGAAGCTGCGCAAAATGGAGGGCTCGGCCATCGAGGAGAAGGTGCGCCGTTTTCTCGACATGGTCGGGCTGGGCGCGCTGGCCAAGCGTCCCCCGTCGCGCCTCTCGGGCGGACAGCAGCAGCGCGTGGCCCTGGCGCGGTCCCTCATCGTCGAGCCCTCGGTGCTCCTCCTCGACGAACCCTTGTCGAACCTCGATGCGCTCCTCAGGGAGCAGATGAGGGTGGAGATCCGCCGGCTCCAGAGAACGCTGGGGATCACCGCGATGTACGTGA
Proteins encoded:
- a CDS encoding ABC transporter ATP-binding protein, coding for MDKRIGASKSVTLREVSKVFRDPQSGQDVTAVDGVSFRIEPGELVTLLGPSGCGKTTVLRMLSGFERPTSGRIMIGETDVTEVPPNKRDTAMVFQSYGLFPHMNVFDNVAYGLKLRKMEGSAIEEKVRRFLDMVGLGALAKRPPSRLSGGQQQRVALARSLIVEPSVLLLDEPLSNLDALLREQMRVEIRRLQRTLGITAMYVTHDRVEAMSLSDRIIVMRGGRIVQMGTPSAIYRDPVDTFVAGFVGKVAFFPCRVLDVGEGACRVELKGRTFEVPRWTQGLKKGDSAVVMARPESLSLGEPGAGIEDGSVTANVYLGNSVESWVRTDRGDVLVQIDNPDVKRIWAEGEGVSLTFEPGLAKVLEEGPRQ